From one Macaca nemestrina isolate mMacNem1 chromosome 5, mMacNem.hap1, whole genome shotgun sequence genomic stretch:
- the CCN6 gene encoding cellular communication network factor 6 produces MNKRRLLYPSGWLHGPSDMRGLLFSTLLLADLAQFCCRAQGTGPLDTTPEGRPGEVSDARQRKQFCHWPCKCPHQKPHCPPGVSLVRDGCGCCKICAKQPGEICNEADLCDPHKGLYCDYSVDRPRYETGVCAYLVAVGCEFNQVHYHNGQVFQPNPLFSCLCVSGAIGCTPLFIPKLADGHCSGAKGGKKSDQSNCGLEPLLQQLSTSYKTMPAYRNLPLIWKKKCLVQATKWTPCSRTCGMGISNRVTNENSNCEMRKEKRLCYIQPCDSNILKTIKIPKGKTCQPTFQLSKAEKFVFSGCSSTQSYKPTFCGICLDKRCCIPNKSKMITIQFDCPNEGSFKWKMLWITSCVCQRNCREPGDIFSELKIL; encoded by the exons TTCTGCTGCAGGGCACAGGGCACTGGACCGTTAGATACAACACCCGAAGGAAGGCCTGGAGAAGTGTCAGATGCACGTCAGCGTAAACAGTTTTGTCACTGGCCCTGCAAATGCCCTCATCAGAAGCCCCATTGCCCTCCTGGAGTGAGCCTGGTGAGAGACGGCTGTGGATGCTGTAAAATCTGTGCCAAGCAACCAGGGGAAATCTGCAATGAAGCTGACCTCTGTGACCCACACAAAGGGCTGTATTGTGACTACTCAGTAGACAGGCCTAGGTACGAGACTGGAGTGTGTGCAT acCTTGTAGCTGTTGGATGCGAGTTCAACCAGGTACATTATCACAACGGCCAAGTGTTTCAGCCCAACCCCTTGTTTAGCTGCCTCTGTGTGAGTGGCGCCATTGGATGCACGCCTCTGTTTATACCAAAGCTGGCTGACGGTCACTGCTCTGGAGCTAAAGGTGGAAAGAAGTCTGATCAGTCAAACTGTGGCCTGGAACCATTACTACAGCAGCTTTCAACAAGCTACAAAACAATGCCAG CTTATAGAAATCTCCcacttatttggaaaaaaaaatgtctcgTGCAAGCAACAAAGTGGACTCCCTGCTCCAGAACATGTGGGATGGGAATATCTAATAGGGTGACCAATGAAAACAGCAACtgtgaaatgagaaaagagaaaagactgtGTTACATTCAGCCTTGTGACAGCAATATATTAAAGACAATAAAG ATCCCCAAAGGAAAAACATGCCAACCTACTTTCCAACTCTCCAAAGCTGaaaaatttgtcttttctggaTGCTCAAGTACTCAGAGTTACAAACCcactttttgtggaatatgcTTGGATAAGAGATGCTGTATCCCTAATAAGTCTAAAATGATTACTATTCAATTCGATTGCCCAAATGAGGGGTCATTTAAATGGAAGATGCTGTGGATTACATCTTGTGTATGTCAGAGAAACTGCAGAGAACCTGGAGATATATTTTCTGAGCTCAAGATTCTGTAA